From one Clostridium cylindrosporum DSM 605 genomic stretch:
- a CDS encoding cyclase family protein has protein sequence MLIDMTLKITPKMVADAEGNGMKSLVGHLGTHFDVMNKEFPLDYVERNGIVFDVSKIQDRDISTEDIDLHKVEKGMFVAFFTGFIEKEEYGSKKYFNEHPQISNELIDALLYKEISIIGIDFAGVRRGKEHTAKDQYCADKGVFIIENLCNLKEVLKGEMSVGFKVNTYPVNFTGVTGLPCRVVAKI, from the coding sequence ATGTTAATTGATATGACTTTAAAAATAACACCTAAAATGGTAGCTGATGCAGAGGGGAATGGAATGAAGTCACTTGTGGGACATCTAGGAACACACTTTGATGTTATGAATAAGGAATTCCCACTAGATTATGTTGAACGTAATGGAATAGTGTTTGATGTTAGTAAAATTCAAGATAGGGATATATCTACAGAAGATATTGATTTACATAAGGTTGAAAAAGGAATGTTTGTTGCATTTTTTACAGGATTTATAGAGAAGGAAGAGTATGGTAGTAAGAAGTATTTTAATGAACATCCGCAGATTTCAAATGAATTGATTGATGCACTATTATATAAAGAAATCTCTATTATTGGTATAGATTTTGCAGGAGTAAGAAGAGGAAAAGAGCATACTGCAAAGGATCAATACTGTGCGGATAAAGGGGTATTTATTATTGAGAATCTGTGTAACCTTAAAGAGGTTCTTAAGGGAGAGATGAGTGTAGGATTCAAGGTAAATACCTATCCTGTAAACTTTACAGGAGTGACAGGACTTCCTTGCAGAGTAGTTGCAAAGATATAG
- the cbiB gene encoding adenosylcobinamide-phosphate synthase CbiB, translated as MLALTIGFILDLALGDPHNPLHPVRIIGNFANLVEKLFRRICRDKLKIAGALSWILIVAVTFLVTLAIVKTFYAINPILGVGVQGILIYFCISAKGLKVEGLKVIKTLKSGDIEKARHQLSYIVGRDTAQLDEKSIIRAVVETVAENMSDGIIAPLLFAGLGGAPLAMAYKAINTCDSMFGYKNDKYIDFGYASAKLDDVFNYIPARITAYLIIIASFILGYDYKGSYKIYIRDRYNHTSPNSAHPEAAAAGALGIRLGGANYYFGKLVKKPTIGDETKIIEVSDSYRTNSILFVVSVLGFIVALLLNVIGGILWG; from the coding sequence ATGTTAGCATTAACAATAGGCTTTATACTAGACTTGGCACTAGGGGATCCACATAATCCACTTCATCCAGTTAGAATTATAGGTAACTTTGCAAATCTAGTAGAAAAGTTATTTAGAAGGATTTGTAGGGATAAATTAAAAATTGCAGGAGCTTTAAGTTGGATTTTAATTGTTGCCGTAACTTTTTTAGTAACACTTGCTATAGTGAAGACTTTTTACGCTATTAATCCTATTCTAGGAGTAGGTGTTCAGGGGATATTAATATATTTTTGTATATCTGCTAAGGGGTTAAAGGTTGAAGGTTTAAAGGTTATAAAGACACTTAAAAGTGGAGATATAGAGAAGGCAAGGCATCAGCTTTCATACATAGTAGGTAGAGACACAGCACAGCTTGATGAGAAATCAATTATTAGAGCTGTAGTTGAGACAGTAGCTGAAAATATGTCTGATGGGATAATTGCACCTTTATTATTTGCAGGTCTTGGAGGGGCACCACTTGCAATGGCTTATAAGGCGATAAATACATGTGATTCTATGTTTGGATACAAAAATGATAAGTACATAGACTTTGGGTATGCATCTGCAAAGCTTGATGATGTTTTTAATTATATTCCTGCGAGAATTACAGCATATCTTATAATTATTGCTTCATTTATACTAGGCTATGACTACAAAGGAAGTTATAAGATATATATAAGAGATAGGTATAATCATACAAGCCCTAATAGTGCTCATCCAGAAGCTGCAGCCGCAGGTGCACTTGGGATAAGACTAGGTGGTGCTAATTACTACTTTGGAAAGCTTGTAAAAAAGCCGACTATTGGGGATGAAACTAAGATTATAGAAGTTTCAGATAGCTATAGAACAAATAGTATATTATTTGTTGTAAGTGTTTTAGGATTTATTGTAGCACTTTTACTTAATGTGATTGGAGGTATACTATGGGGATAG
- the cobD gene encoding threonine-phosphate decarboxylase CobD translates to MGIGHGGNVEEISRKYNINEADIIDFSANINPLGLCGNVKKEMIKAIDKVERYPDITYFNLKKAISGYEKISEDNIVLGNGAAEVIFNIARALKPSRALLIAPTFIEYEEALVSVNCTISHYKLNEDFILDSRFISKINEDTDIIFICNPNNPTGILTSRDYIIDVIKKAERFNATVVIDESFLDFVEDKEDYSVIDLTKLHKNLIVVKSLTKFFAFPGIRIGYGITSNSEYKSNLEKISVSWAVNTVASFGAEAALSESDYIKDSIAYVKKENEFLYSELIRFPELKVYKGAVNFMFFKCNKEIDLKESLLKHGVLIRSCDNYIGLKVGYYRVAVRTRDENIKLIQALKEVL, encoded by the coding sequence ATGGGGATAGGTCATGGTGGAAATGTAGAGGAGATATCAAGAAAATATAATATTAATGAAGCGGATATTATTGATTTTTCAGCTAATATAAATCCACTAGGGTTATGTGGAAATGTTAAGAAAGAAATGATAAAGGCTATAGATAAAGTAGAAAGATACCCAGACATAACATACTTTAATCTTAAAAAAGCTATATCAGGTTATGAAAAGATAAGTGAAGATAATATAGTTCTAGGAAATGGGGCAGCTGAGGTGATATTTAACATAGCACGTGCCCTAAAGCCAAGTAGGGCGCTACTTATAGCACCAACATTTATCGAATATGAAGAAGCATTAGTTTCAGTTAACTGCACCATATCACATTATAAGTTAAATGAAGACTTTATATTAGATTCAAGGTTCATTAGTAAAATTAATGAGGACACTGATATTATATTTATATGTAATCCTAATAATCCAACGGGGATTCTAACAAGTAGAGACTACATAATAGATGTTATAAAAAAGGCAGAAAGGTTTAACGCTACTGTTGTTATAGATGAATCCTTTTTAGACTTTGTAGAGGATAAAGAAGATTATTCAGTAATAGACCTAACTAAACTTCATAAAAATCTAATAGTAGTAAAGTCTTTAACTAAGTTTTTTGCCTTTCCTGGAATAAGAATTGGATATGGAATCACAAGTAATAGCGAATATAAAAGTAATCTAGAAAAGATTAGTGTATCCTGGGCAGTAAATACTGTAGCTAGCTTTGGTGCAGAGGCAGCTTTAAGTGAAAGTGATTACATAAAGGATTCCATTGCCTACGTTAAGAAAGAGAATGAATTTCTATATAGTGAACTTATTAGATTTCCTGAACTTAAAGTATATAAGGGAGCGGTTAACTTTATGTTCTTTAAGTGTAATAAAGAAATAGACCTTAAGGAAAGTCTTTTAAAGCATGGTGTTTTAATTAGAAGCTGTGATAATTATATAGGACTTAAAGTAGGGTACTATAGAGTAGCGGTAAGGACAAGGGATGAAAATATTAAACTAATTCAAGCACTTAAAGAGGTACTTTAA
- a CDS encoding TVP38/TMEM64 family protein: MFSVNDMVEVLRSNSTIAIPISLLVSIIISLIGVLPSVFVTGANIVFFGPINGFLISLLGEVIGAYITFKVYRLGFKKRIEKITDKYKLISKIASSSGKWVGLLIFQGRLIPFVPSGLVTLAASISSVNASVFNIATIFGKAPSIALEALVSYDVINIQENFIRLIITIIGLLLLMITIRKK, translated from the coding sequence ATGTTTAGTGTAAATGATATGGTAGAGGTTTTGAGAAGTAATAGTACAATTGCTATTCCGATAAGCCTTTTGGTTAGTATAATAATATCATTAATAGGGGTTCTCCCTTCAGTGTTTGTAACAGGGGCGAATATAGTTTTCTTTGGTCCTATAAATGGTTTTTTAATATCTTTACTTGGTGAAGTGATAGGTGCTTATATTACATTTAAGGTGTATAGGCTTGGATTTAAAAAGAGGATAGAAAAGATTACAGATAAGTACAAGCTTATTTCTAAGATAGCAAGTAGTAGCGGAAAGTGGGTAGGACTTTTAATATTTCAAGGGAGGTTGATACCCTTTGTACCCTCAGGACTTGTTACCTTAGCAGCCTCTATTAGTAGTGTAAATGCTTCGGTATTTAATATAGCCACTATATTTGGGAAGGCACCATCTATTGCACTAGAGGCATTGGTTAGTTATGATGTGATCAATATTCAGGAAAACTTTATAAGACTTATTATAACTATTATTGGACTCCTACTTTTAATGATAACAATAAGAAAAAAGTAA